From a region of the Oncorhynchus kisutch isolate 150728-3 unplaced genomic scaffold, Okis_V2 scaffold1228, whole genome shotgun sequence genome:
- the LOC116365360 gene encoding uncharacterized protein LOC116365360 yields the protein MAVALFMMSSAQIYSDIDILLLIGMSVLQVAQREDGDPQREGKEVVEEEPVAAPKEEAKKGRKAKRKRSGKKSRKLGTDNDAVSRNKHLDRGSVIELLEKKAVKAAFGPGNKDEMEYSYPILISFLRNLTDEQWQVIYKGLKNPMTKEQLAKLCKTIVTFIAQTTLQILLPALARVLGVKDFVDDDTDSPKRGGSARSFAAFDQERLELIQEVRYLAKKMYKGGTGAQHLRSLTPSSKSSQTSVKVHLGMTEDRIIKSVQEQLSDHNILSSCPPELTVGLIKVVVEQLNSALSATISRAISGRSSPISSGTQAAEQMVNMVQKCFDDHTTPEDQSSTSVLESCIPPATEEVMTVIAEMVGELEKEDPELAKVFREVAVKVKMLASGSDLVVEHLDVEDSPVPEELNIICTSCKAMMQNLGTLFSVKFKTKASKAVSEILVRRLMSDISGMVQPSHSFSTTPSLMNASSPSDRILDSAATELIQIKVESETSKIIDNFVEDVKDIVQYIELDQPTSTQRDTQVGHCTTKRKPFRAARRLCERLQAKLETLFLRMGGAPVQGEELMEKADSSAVLLEHTDSSDLPVSILSLPSPCRTESPISERSSSSLSDGCDSTDSVGEKTPEQPETSKSEAILQVVNSTGLGSLRKCQSENSQPLLSLCDSNMVPCTKEVLSQIVTMYRSEVADLECTSSVAEGSSSNSLEVCGFLDSVMSYLEDMPVSGSSWLEGLRDTPASVIEKLSSEEFQMNATNEVRKILIKSVSSFPSKVSSSQTDSQMLPAKSTISLRHTDITAFEIVGSITNDMKSLFPPTESSTTLWQADSMLQQSDEKTSEYTEATPKGSQSGLEVSEKKIWTTAKTIYHNVKKKMRNYFTWQNQVKATTAQAKKTLSHILVSIQKELSKSDQTVTALSQIENVVGMMLKDVERVSSECGEELIYQAPQRSSSSLSSSSARSKKSEWEFSLPGTPISSDLPECITQPIVRCSVIDMGKSTKPKTLVCDARESMSAIVDTIIKEVHPEEEGEVAFHPDLTAAIARLEELISQGRIGALSRDLTHQVNRIISESNLTPLVLTVAAGKSASDTVLTELKRNDKTVGKPTAYKLVQLFAEESVKRLLLPSLVPSTASMSLAQGVSVPASVSEDRISCSFSTSAFSDTVSLFTKVMVSQVMDSVVSDAQSRGSSPTGTVTDIGSLLSGKSYPLPSFSAISMTTSGTSNAARGFEANIDAEERDTISCFGVPQSIVCDQNSTSPDVASLSTPSTDNLVGDDDFTGLISMLVVRLLSKIQTQTDLYPTDVTRTSQDLIPKVIAAFCAWSGCSETQAYPKNLKSHKVYSTVYKHLLKEFGSEKILQLAVSTQDSTFNRILVKSLSKELLHSCNEASRAASRTSFEATRPEALLMAEDVKATRGKLSFLQRLARLKFDLKPFMMGNKKDSKKNSRHSESKDQTTAEDIILAHPGLPEGLPSTSQQEKPRKRPLLIRMFSTISIGLSKPFKQFSKQA from the exons ATGGCTGTAGCTCTATTTATGATGTCCTCTGCACAGATCTACTCTGACATTGACATATTATTACTTATTGGAATGTCTGTCCTTCAGGTAGcacagagggaggatggtgatcctcagagggaaggaaaggaagtTGTTGAGGAAGAACCGGTGGCCGCGCCCAAAGAGGAGGCCAAGAAGGGAAGGAAG GCAAAAAGGAAGAGGAGTGGCAAGAAGTCAAGGAAGCTGGGCACTGACAACGATGCAG TCTCCAGGAATAAACACCTGGATAGAGGATCTGTAATTGAGCTCCTGGAGAAGAAAGCTGTTAAGGCTGCATTCGGCCCAGGCAACAAGGATGAGATGGAATACTCCTACCCAATCCTCATCTCATTCCTGCGCAATCTTACTGATGA GCAGTGGCAAGTGATCTACAAAGGACTAAAAAACCCT ATGACGAAGGAACAGCTTGCCAAATTGTGCAAGACAATTGTAACCTTCATCGCACAGACCACCCTGCAGATCCTGCTGCCAGCCCTGGCCCGCGTACTTGGGGTAAAGGACTTTGTTGACGACGACACTGACTCACCCAAGAGGGGTGGTAGTGCAAGATCCTTTGCTGCCTTTGATCAGGAAAGACTGGAGCTCATCCAGGAAGTTAGATATCTGGCGAAGAAAATGTATAAGGGCGGCACAGGGGCTCAACATCTCAGGTCCCTAACACCCTCTTCTAAGAG TTCCCAGACCTCAGTGAAAGTCCACCTGGGAATGACAGAGGACAGAATCATCAAAAGTGTCCAGGAGCAACTGTCTGATCATAATATCCTGTCCTCTTGCCCACCTGAGCTGACTGTTGGTCTTATCAAGGTGGTGGTCGAACAGCTTAACTCTGCCCTCTCTGCGACCATCAGCAGAGCCATTTCAGGGCGGTCCTCCCCTATTTCTTCTGGTACCCAGGCCGCTGAACAAATGGTCAACATGGtccagaaatgttttgatgatCACACCACCCCAGAGGACCAGAGCTCTACCTCTGTATTAGAGTCATGCATTCCACCTGCAACAGAAGAAGTGATGACTGTTATCGCAGAGATGGTGGGTGAATTGGAAAAAGAAGATCCGGAATTGGCTAAGGTTTTTCGAGAAGTGGCTGTGAAAGTTAAAATGTTGGCATCTGGCAGTGACCTTGTAGTGGAGCACCTGGATGTTGAAGACTCTCCTGTTCCAGAGGAGCTGAACATAATATGTACATCTTGCAAAGCAATGATGCAAAATCTTGGCACTCTGTTTAGTGTGAAGTTCAAGACCAAAGCCTCAAAGGCTGTGAGTGAAATTCTTGTGAGAAGGTTAATGAGCGATATCTCTGGTATGGTTCAACCTTCTCATTCATTTAGTACCACTCCAAGCTTGATGAATGCATCTAGCCCATCTGACAGGATCCTTGATTCTGCGGCCACTGAGCTCATACAGATCAAAGTAGAATCTGAGACATCAAAAATAATTGATAACTTTGTTGAAGATGTCAAGGACATTGTGCAGTATATTGAATTAGATCAGCCAACAAGCACCCAGAGAGATACCCAAGTGGGACACTGTACGACAAAGCGGAAACCCTTCCGTGCAGCTCGTAGACTCTGCGAGAGACTTCAGGCAAAGCTGGAGACATTGTTCCTCAGAATGGGTGGAGCTCCAGTCCAAGGGGAAGAACTTATGGAAAAAGCTGACTCCAGTGCTGTGCTTCTGGAGCATACTGACTCCAGTGATCTGCCTGTTTCAATCCTGAGCTTGCCTTCCCCATGTAGGACTGAATCCCCTATATCAGAACGTAGTTCATCTTCTTTATCTGATGGATGTGATTCAACTGACTCTGTAGGAGAGAAAACACCAGAGCAACCTGAAACCAGTAAGAGTGAGGCAATACTGCAAGTGGTCAACTCAACAGGACTTGGTTCTCTCCGTAAATGCCAAAGTGAGAACTCTCAACCattactgtctctctgtgattCCAACATGGTGCCCTGCACCAAAGAGGTCTTGTCCCAGATTGTGACCATGTATAGGTCAGAGGTGGCAGATTTGGAATGCACATCATCTGTTGCAGAGGGTTCCTCTTCCAACTCCCTTGAAGTCTGTGGCTTTTTGGACAGTGTCATGTCTTATCTAGAAGACATGCCTGTGTCTGGTTCTTCATGGTTGGAAGGATTGAGAGATACTCCAGCCTCAGTCATTGAGAAACTCTCCAGTGAGGAGTTCCAGATGAACGCTACCAACGAAGTGCGAAAAATACTGATCAAATCAGTCAGTAGCTTTCCCAGCAAAGTCAGTTCCAGCCAGACAGATTCTCAGATGTTGCCAGCAAAATCAACAATTTCCTTAAGGCATACAGATATAACTGCTTTTGAAATCGTTGGATCAATTACAAATGACATGAAGAGCCTTTTCCCACCCACAGAGTCTTCTACTACTCTATGGCAGGCAGACTCTATGCTTCAACAGAGTGATGAGAAAACCTCAGAGTACACTGAGGCCACACCCAAAGGCTCACAGTCTGGTTTGGAAGTATCTGAGAAGAAGATCTGGACAACTGCAAAGACTATTTACCACAATGTGAAGAAAAAGATGAGGAATTATTTTACATGGCAAAATCAAGTcaaagcaacaacggctcaagcCAAAAAGACCCTCAGCCATATTCTGGTTTCAATTCAGAAAGAGCTGTCAAAATCTGACCAAACGGTGACTGCGCTTTCACAAATAGAGAATGTGGTTGGAATGATGCTGAAGGATGTTGAAAGGGTAAGCAGTGAATGTGGTGAGGAACTGATCTATCAAGCGCCACAGCGTTCTTCCTCCTCGTTGTCATCCTCATCTGCCAGATCAAAGAAGTCAGAGTGGGAATTTTCACTCCCTGGCACTCCCATCTCTTCTGATTTACCAGAGTGTATTACTCAGCCCATTGTGAGATGCTCAGTCATCGACATGGGCAAATCTACTAAGCCAAAAACATTGGTGTGTGATGCCAGGGAAAGCATGTCTGCAATAGTGGATACCATCATAAAGGAGGTACAtccagaggaagaaggggaggttGCATTCCACCCTGATCTAACAGCTGCAATAGCAAGACTGGAGGAGCTCATATCTCAGGGTAGGATTGGTGCTCTCTCACGTGATCTTACTCACCAAGTCAACCGCATCATTTCTGAGAGCAACTTGACCCCTCTGGTTCTGACAGTGGCGGCTGGAAAGAGTGCATCCGATACAGTCCTTACTGAGCTGAAGAGGAATGACAAGACGGTGGGGAAGCCCACAGCTTACAAGCTGGTTCAGCTTTTTGCAGAGGAGTCTGTGAAGCGCCTCTTGCTTCCTAGCCTTGTGCCCTCTACAGCTTCAATGAGTTTGGCTCAGGGAGTTAGTGTGCCGGCTAGCGTATCTGAAGATAGGATTTCATGTTCTTTTTCTACATCAGCATTTAGTGACACAGTCAGCCTGTTTACCAAAGTAATGGTAAGCCAGGTCATGGACTCTGTGGTTTCTGATGCACAAAGCAGAGGGTCATCTCCAACCGGAACTGTAACTGATATAGGCAGTCTACTGAGTGGTAAGTCCTACCCTCTGCCATCTTTCTCCGCCATCAGCATGACAACAAGTGGGACCTCCAATGCTGCACGAGGCTTTGAGGCCAACATAGATGCTGAGGAAAGGGATACCATCAGTTGTTTCGGTGTACCTCAGAGCATTGTTTGTGATCAGAATTCAACCAGCCCGGATGTTGCCTCGCTTTCAACCCCATCCACTGACAACTTAGTCGGTGATGATGACTTCACCGGCCTCATCAGCATGTTAGTGGTGAGACTTCTGTCAAAAATCCAAACCCAAACTGATCTGTACCCAACTGACGTCACACGCACGTCACAAGACCTGATTCCAAAAGTTATAGCTGCCTTCTGTGCATGGTCAGGCTGCTCTGAGACCCAAGCTTATCCCAAGAACCTGAAGAGTCACAAAGTATACAGCACCGTCTACAAACATCTGTTGAAGGAGTTTGGCTCAGAGAAAATACTCCAACTGGCCGTGTCGACTCAGGACTCCACATTCAATAGGATTCTTGTGAAGTCATTGAGCAAGGAGCTTCTCCACAGTTGTAACGAGGCATCAAGAGCAGCCTCAAGAACATCTTTCGAAGCCACCAGGCCAGAAGCTCTTCTCATGGCTGAAGATGTGAAGGCTACCAGAGGGAAGCTGTCTTTCCTACAAAGGCTTGCCAGACTGAAATTCGACTTAAAG CCATTCATGATGGGAAACAAGAAGGATTCCAAGAAGAATTCCCGCCATTCTGAATCCAAAGACCAGACTACTGCTGAAGATATCATAT TGGCACATCCTGGACTACCAGAGggtcttccctccacctctcaacAGGAGAAGCCTCGCAAACGTCCCCTTCTAATCAGGATGTTTTCCACCATCTCCATAGGCCTATCCAAGCCATTCAAACAGTTTTCAAAGCAAGCTTAA